One Tessaracoccus lacteus DNA window includes the following coding sequences:
- the murC gene encoding UDP-N-acetylmuramate--L-alanine ligase: protein MMLLSPVEVVDAREVGPVHFIAAGGSGMSGVARLYAELGVPTTGSDQSDSRALRSLERVGVRTWVGHDVGHLGDAETVVISSAIREDNVELAEARRRGLRVWHRSAALAALMLGRRGVAIAGTHGKTTTTAMTATMLSEAGRDPSYVIGGALSTSGVSSELGSGDAFVVEADESDASFLQYPTEIAVITNVEADHLVNWGTPDAYAEGFHQFATGPSVRHVVINVDDAGSRALADRLRAEGREVITYGEAVDADVRFDDVRALASGGVTATLSYGHDSGPLTLQVPGNHNLKNASAAYAVGRLLGLTHDDAVTALGRFVGTLRRFQLITDTAGIRVYDDYAHHPTEIHAALSAARRATEAGNEATGLNGRLIACFQPHLYSRTMDFVEEFGEVMTEPDIAVINDICGAREDPIPGVTGELVVDSARRHGQENLVYVKDKYDLPEALNDIARPGDLIITLGCGDVTIVGPLLATLLAERPEASAP, encoded by the coding sequence CTGATGCTGCTCAGCCCCGTTGAGGTCGTCGACGCCCGTGAGGTCGGCCCGGTGCACTTCATCGCCGCCGGAGGCTCCGGCATGAGCGGGGTCGCGCGCCTCTACGCGGAGCTCGGCGTCCCGACCACCGGCTCCGACCAGTCCGACTCGCGGGCGCTGCGCAGCCTCGAGCGCGTCGGCGTGCGCACCTGGGTCGGGCACGACGTCGGCCACCTCGGCGACGCCGAGACCGTCGTCATCTCCTCGGCCATCCGCGAGGACAACGTCGAGCTGGCCGAGGCACGGCGGCGCGGACTGCGCGTGTGGCACCGTTCCGCGGCGCTCGCCGCGCTCATGCTCGGCAGGCGGGGCGTGGCGATCGCCGGCACCCACGGGAAGACCACCACCACCGCCATGACCGCGACCATGCTCAGCGAGGCCGGCAGAGACCCGAGCTACGTCATCGGTGGGGCGCTGTCCACGTCCGGCGTGAGCTCGGAGCTCGGCTCCGGCGACGCCTTCGTCGTCGAGGCCGACGAGTCGGACGCCTCCTTCCTGCAGTACCCGACCGAGATCGCCGTGATCACCAACGTGGAGGCGGACCATCTGGTCAACTGGGGCACCCCGGATGCCTACGCCGAGGGGTTCCACCAGTTCGCCACCGGGCCGTCGGTGAGGCACGTCGTCATCAACGTCGACGACGCCGGCTCGCGCGCCCTGGCCGACCGGCTTAGGGCAGAGGGCCGGGAGGTCATCACCTACGGCGAGGCCGTCGACGCGGACGTCCGCTTCGACGACGTGCGCGCGCTGGCCAGCGGGGGAGTGACAGCCACGCTGAGCTACGGGCACGACTCTGGGCCGCTGACGCTGCAGGTACCCGGCAACCACAACCTCAAGAACGCTTCGGCCGCCTACGCCGTCGGGCGGCTGCTCGGCCTCACCCACGACGACGCGGTCACGGCACTTGGCCGCTTCGTCGGCACGCTGCGCCGCTTCCAGCTCATCACCGACACCGCGGGCATCCGCGTCTACGACGACTACGCGCACCACCCGACCGAGATCCACGCGGCGCTGAGCGCTGCCCGCCGCGCCACGGAGGCAGGCAACGAGGCCACCGGGTTGAACGGGCGGCTCATCGCCTGTTTCCAGCCGCACCTCTACTCCCGCACGATGGACTTCGTCGAGGAGTTCGGCGAGGTGATGACCGAGCCCGACATCGCCGTCATCAACGACATCTGCGGCGCCCGGGAGGACCCGATCCCCGGCGTCACGGGCGAACTGGTCGTCGACTCGGCGCGCCGCCACGGCCAGGAGAACCTCGTCTACGTCAAGGACAAGTACGACCTGCCGGAGGCACTCAACGACATCGCGCGGCCGGGGGACCTGATCATCACGCTCGGCTGCGGCGACGTGACGATTGTCGGCCCGCTGCTGGCCACGCTGCTGGCCGAACGCCCCGAAGCCAGCGCGCCGTGA
- the murG gene encoding undecaprenyldiphospho-muramoylpentapeptide beta-N-acetylglucosaminyltransferase has product MTSIVLAGGGTAGHTSPLIATAKAIVERDPQASITCIGTPKGLETRVIPEAGLTLSLVDPVPLPRTVNLDLVRLPYTLARSVRQARRVLRDADADALVGFGGYVSIPAYLAARTLGVPVVVHEANKLPGIANKVGARFAAYVATTFPETTMRGSRLIGLPMKRSITHPTQTPAEARAEFGLDPERPTLLVSGGSQGAVSINAAVDGAREQILAAGIQILHVLGLKNFTDADTVVQHASGAAYVPVPYVSDMAHAYAAADLMLGRAGAGTVMETAVSGLPVIFVPLPWGNGEQGRNAAELVAADAGWLVEDSSLTPDRLAGLVTSSFADPGRLTRMSAACRELYPSDAADVLAGAVLEIARKKGN; this is encoded by the coding sequence GTGACCAGCATCGTGCTGGCAGGTGGCGGCACCGCGGGGCACACGTCGCCGCTGATCGCCACGGCCAAGGCCATCGTCGAGCGTGACCCGCAGGCGTCTATCACCTGCATCGGCACCCCGAAGGGGCTGGAGACCAGAGTCATCCCCGAGGCCGGGCTGACGCTCAGCCTCGTGGACCCGGTGCCGCTCCCGCGCACCGTCAACCTCGACCTCGTCCGGCTGCCGTACACGCTGGCCCGCTCCGTGCGCCAGGCGCGCCGGGTACTGCGCGACGCGGACGCCGATGCGCTGGTGGGCTTCGGCGGCTACGTCTCCATCCCGGCCTACCTCGCCGCCCGCACGCTGGGCGTCCCCGTCGTCGTGCATGAGGCGAACAAGCTGCCGGGCATCGCCAACAAGGTCGGTGCCAGGTTCGCCGCCTACGTGGCCACGACGTTCCCCGAGACCACCATGCGCGGGTCGCGCCTGATCGGGCTGCCGATGAAGCGGTCGATCACGCATCCGACGCAGACCCCGGCCGAGGCCCGCGCGGAGTTCGGCCTCGACCCCGAGCGGCCGACGCTGCTCGTGTCGGGCGGCTCGCAGGGGGCCGTCAGCATCAACGCCGCCGTCGACGGGGCCAGGGAGCAGATCCTGGCCGCCGGCATCCAGATCCTGCACGTGCTCGGGCTGAAGAACTTCACGGATGCGGACACCGTCGTGCAGCACGCCTCCGGCGCCGCCTACGTGCCGGTGCCCTATGTCTCGGACATGGCGCACGCCTACGCCGCCGCCGACCTGATGCTCGGCCGGGCGGGCGCAGGCACGGTGATGGAGACCGCCGTCAGCGGGCTGCCCGTGATCTTCGTGCCGCTGCCGTGGGGCAACGGGGAGCAGGGGCGCAACGCCGCGGAGCTCGTGGCGGCGGACGCCGGGTGGCTGGTCGAGGACTCCTCCCTGACCCCGGATAGACTGGCCGGGTTGGTGACGTCATCGTTCGCCGACCCCGGACGCCTGACGCGCATGTCCGCCGCCTGTCGTGAGCTGTATCCCTCCGACGCCGCGGACGTCCTCGCGGGGGCCGTCCTCGAAATCGCCCGGAAGAAAGGCAACTGA
- the murD gene encoding UDP-N-acetylmuramoyl-L-alanine--D-glutamate ligase, with protein sequence MGGRTVTLDWINTADRTSPWPEAQAVVAGLGVSGFAAADGLMSLGARVVVLDESEAHADKATLLEHLDVTVRLGRGVTAELPPGTDLVVTSPGWRPTAPLLQQARAAGIPVWGETELAWRMQQPDRAIPWLGITGTNGKTTTTQMVESILRADGRKVAAVGNIGRPIVEAVLDDVEYDVFAVELSSFQLHWMNNVHLHSAVVLNLHEDHLEWYASEPDGMARYAADKAKIYDGVTDACVYNVDEPLTEEMVEGADVVEGARAIGFTTGIPDISMVGVVDDLIVDRAFVPQRRTSALELAKVSDVHPFAPHNVANAVAAAALTRSLGVAPRSVSEGLRNLHLAGHRISTVAVADGVTWVDDSKATNPHAADAAMQAYESFVWIAGGQAKGTSFDALVERFASRMRGAVVMGVDREMIADVLARHAPDVPVRVLDDTHTSVMDEVVALAGAMAGPGDTVLLSPGCASLDMFDGYADRGDRFVEAVNRYLS encoded by the coding sequence ATGGGTGGTCGGACAGTGACTCTCGACTGGATCAACACCGCCGACCGGACGTCGCCCTGGCCCGAGGCCCAGGCCGTCGTCGCCGGGCTCGGCGTCTCCGGCTTCGCGGCTGCCGACGGGCTGATGTCTCTCGGAGCACGCGTCGTCGTGCTCGACGAGTCCGAGGCGCATGCCGACAAGGCCACGCTGCTGGAGCACCTCGACGTCACCGTCAGGCTCGGCAGGGGGGTCACGGCCGAGCTTCCTCCCGGCACCGACCTGGTCGTCACCTCGCCGGGCTGGCGACCCACCGCGCCCCTGCTGCAGCAGGCGCGCGCCGCGGGCATCCCCGTCTGGGGGGAGACCGAGCTCGCCTGGCGCATGCAGCAGCCCGACCGCGCCATCCCGTGGCTCGGCATCACCGGCACCAACGGCAAGACCACCACCACGCAGATGGTCGAGTCGATCCTCCGCGCCGACGGCAGGAAGGTCGCCGCCGTCGGCAACATCGGCCGCCCCATCGTGGAGGCCGTCCTCGACGACGTCGAGTACGACGTGTTCGCCGTCGAGCTCTCCAGCTTCCAGCTGCACTGGATGAACAACGTCCACCTGCACTCCGCCGTGGTCCTGAACCTGCACGAGGACCACCTCGAGTGGTACGCCTCCGAGCCCGACGGCATGGCCCGCTACGCGGCGGACAAGGCCAAGATCTACGACGGCGTCACCGACGCGTGCGTCTACAACGTCGACGAGCCCCTGACGGAGGAGATGGTCGAGGGGGCAGACGTCGTCGAGGGCGCCCGCGCCATCGGCTTCACGACCGGCATCCCCGACATCTCGATGGTCGGCGTCGTCGACGACCTCATCGTCGACCGCGCCTTCGTCCCGCAGCGCCGCACCTCCGCGCTCGAGCTGGCGAAGGTCTCCGACGTGCACCCGTTCGCGCCGCACAACGTCGCCAACGCCGTCGCCGCCGCCGCGCTGACCCGCAGCCTCGGCGTGGCCCCACGCTCGGTCTCCGAGGGTCTGCGTAACCTGCACCTCGCGGGCCACCGCATCTCCACGGTGGCCGTCGCTGACGGCGTCACGTGGGTCGACGACTCGAAGGCCACCAACCCGCACGCCGCAGACGCGGCCATGCAGGCCTACGAGTCGTTCGTGTGGATCGCGGGCGGGCAGGCGAAGGGCACCAGCTTCGACGCGTTGGTCGAGAGGTTCGCCTCCCGCATGCGCGGGGCCGTCGTGATGGGCGTCGACCGCGAGATGATCGCGGACGTCCTTGCCCGACACGCGCCGGATGTCCCCGTCCGCGTCCTCGACGACACGCACACTTCAGTGATGGACGAGGTGGTCGCGTTGGCCGGGGCCATGGCCGGGCCGGGCGACACCGTGCTGCTCTCCCCGGGCTGCGCGAGCCTCGACATGTTCGACGGCTACGCGGACCGGGGGGACCGGTTCGTGGAGGCGGTCAACCGGTACCTGTCCTGA
- a CDS encoding cell division protein FtsQ/DivIB has translation MTQPLPPGVFAKALQERRVRQRRRRVIGWSVGGGLLLLVVALVYAGWFSPWLTAQRVEVHGTSLLTPDEVAQAAEVEMGVPLLSQDLAAVRGRVAALPEVRDVTVGTQFPETVVINVTERAVVYQRARDGGVDWVDSDGIVFRHTDDPTGVIQVETDTDDQRLLADVATVVLALPDDVSAKVRSFQADAVDQIEFHISGGRTVVWGSADESELKAQVLTALLTVDASVYDVSAPLHPTTK, from the coding sequence GTGACGCAGCCGTTGCCCCCGGGCGTCTTCGCCAAGGCCCTCCAGGAGCGCCGCGTCAGGCAACGTCGGCGCAGGGTGATCGGGTGGAGCGTCGGGGGTGGCCTGCTGCTGCTGGTCGTCGCGCTCGTCTACGCCGGCTGGTTCTCGCCGTGGCTCACCGCGCAACGGGTCGAGGTGCACGGCACCTCGCTGCTAACGCCCGACGAGGTGGCGCAGGCCGCCGAGGTGGAGATGGGCGTGCCGCTGCTCAGCCAGGACCTCGCCGCCGTCCGCGGCCGCGTGGCCGCACTCCCGGAGGTGCGCGACGTCACGGTCGGCACGCAGTTCCCCGAAACCGTGGTCATCAACGTGACAGAACGCGCCGTGGTGTACCAGCGTGCCCGCGACGGTGGCGTCGACTGGGTGGACTCCGACGGGATCGTCTTCCGGCACACCGACGACCCCACGGGGGTCATCCAGGTCGAGACGGACACGGACGACCAGCGGCTGCTCGCCGATGTCGCGACCGTCGTGCTCGCCCTGCCCGACGACGTCTCCGCGAAGGTGCGCAGCTTCCAGGCGGACGCGGTCGACCAGATCGAGTTCCACATCTCCGGCGGCCGCACCGTCGTGTGGGGGAGCGCGGACGAGTCCGAGCTCAAGGCCCAAGTGCTCACCGCGCTGCTCACCGTCGACGCGAGCGTCTACGACGTCTCCGCCCCGTTGCACCCGACCACGAAGTGA
- the ftsW gene encoding putative lipid II flippase FtsW, with the protein MATQAVARPRPSAFRSVRALLASPMAPFYLVLGSVTVLVGLGLLMVLSASAAMAQASGVSPYFYLIRQARSLAVGLVPAAILVFVPPDVLRRFGWLAWGIAVVLLLLVLTPLGVGSGGNVNWLVLGPVQIQPSEFAKLALVVWCGTIFHNKRGRLHEVFQLAIPFVPLGGLVLVLVLAGRDLGTGIILGLILVLILWFVGTSWKVLVPSFTLAVVTMVLLVYGSGNRMSRIAIFLDPSSDTDLSSQPIAALYALASGGWWGAGLGAGRQKWGGLKDGAHTDFIFAVLGEELGLFGVLLVIGLFALLAWAGLEIALRSDKMFNRIVAAGLTGWFVVQAVINIFVVMHLLPVLGVPLPFMSYGGSALMASLMGVGVLLSIARDTPAARTYRASRPSKKSRPRMTSVMAATKED; encoded by the coding sequence ATGGCCACCCAGGCTGTAGCGCGGCCGCGGCCCTCCGCCTTCCGCTCTGTCCGTGCACTCCTCGCCTCCCCGATGGCGCCGTTCTATCTCGTGCTCGGCTCCGTGACGGTGCTGGTCGGGCTCGGGCTGCTGATGGTCCTGTCCGCCTCGGCCGCCATGGCGCAGGCCAGCGGCGTCAGTCCGTACTTCTACCTCATCCGGCAGGCCCGCTCGCTGGCGGTCGGGCTCGTGCCCGCCGCGATCCTCGTGTTCGTGCCCCCGGATGTGCTGCGCCGCTTCGGCTGGCTCGCCTGGGGCATCGCCGTCGTGCTGCTGCTGCTGGTCCTGACACCGCTCGGCGTCGGCTCGGGCGGCAACGTCAACTGGCTCGTGCTCGGCCCCGTCCAGATCCAACCCTCCGAGTTTGCGAAACTCGCGCTCGTGGTGTGGTGCGGGACGATCTTCCACAACAAGCGCGGCCGGCTGCACGAGGTCTTCCAGCTCGCCATCCCCTTCGTGCCGCTCGGCGGGCTGGTGCTGGTTCTGGTGCTCGCGGGTCGCGACCTCGGCACGGGCATCATCCTCGGCCTGATCCTCGTGCTGATCCTGTGGTTCGTCGGCACGTCCTGGAAGGTGCTGGTCCCGTCGTTCACGCTCGCGGTCGTCACGATGGTCCTGCTGGTGTACGGCTCGGGAAACCGCATGAGCCGCATCGCGATCTTCCTCGACCCGTCCTCGGACACCGACCTGTCGAGCCAGCCCATCGCCGCGCTCTACGCGCTGGCCTCCGGCGGCTGGTGGGGGGCGGGGCTGGGGGCCGGCAGGCAGAAGTGGGGAGGGCTGAAAGACGGCGCCCACACGGACTTCATCTTCGCGGTCCTCGGCGAGGAGCTCGGCCTGTTCGGCGTGCTGCTCGTGATCGGGCTGTTCGCGCTGCTGGCCTGGGCCGGCCTCGAGATCGCGCTGCGCTCCGACAAGATGTTCAACCGCATCGTCGCCGCGGGCCTGACCGGCTGGTTCGTCGTGCAGGCCGTCATCAACATCTTCGTTGTGATGCACCTGCTCCCGGTGCTCGGCGTCCCGCTTCCGTTCATGTCCTATGGTGGGTCCGCGCTCATGGCCTCGCTGATGGGCGTCGGCGTGCTCCTGTCGATCGCCCGGGACACGCCGGCCGCCCGCACCTACCGCGCGTCGCGCCCGAGCAAGAAGTCGCGGCCGCGCATGACCTCGGTCATGGCGGCCACCAAGGAGGACTGA